One genomic window of Gemmatimonadaceae bacterium includes the following:
- a CDS encoding amidohydrolase family protein produces MMGRASAAWLLAVLLTPIQATSQPSPITALRFGAMAEPSGRTTRNVTILVRGDSILRVGNGTGIIPKGATVVDLRRYTAIPGLIDVHTHLTFVRDKSNPLVNGPRSRDSVVAAAAENARRTLETGVTTVRDLGAANYADIALRDSINKGVMVGPRMFVAGYGLSKVTTTASGATSQAARGRVRDTLEIKEAIKAQVDAGADWIKMYGSTGTYANVTGVQTFTDVEMRVAAETAHHWQRPIAIHSYGDSGGRAALRAGAESVEHPAGFDDATLSEWARRGTMYVPTIDHNRFYAENAPLLGYTREQVAGLDSFRMLNLETARRAHKAGVRFAMGSDAVWWMFGENTRELGWFVKAGMSPAQALAAATTNGAALLGQSKKLGRIAPGFLADIVAVEGNPLRDITVVLDQVVWVMKGGAVVVDNRRSSTRTERP; encoded by the coding sequence ATGATGGGACGCGCATCCGCGGCTTGGCTGCTGGCCGTGCTTCTGACGCCGATACAGGCAACGAGCCAGCCGTCACCAATCACCGCACTGCGTTTCGGCGCCATGGCCGAGCCGTCGGGACGCACCACCCGTAACGTCACCATTCTGGTGCGGGGTGATTCGATCCTGCGTGTGGGCAACGGCACCGGCATCATTCCGAAGGGTGCCACCGTCGTCGACTTGCGACGCTACACGGCCATTCCCGGCCTGATCGACGTGCACACGCACCTGACGTTTGTGCGCGACAAATCGAATCCGCTGGTCAATGGCCCTCGCAGCCGCGATTCCGTCGTGGCAGCAGCGGCCGAGAACGCGCGCCGCACACTGGAGACCGGTGTCACCACGGTGCGCGACCTGGGTGCCGCCAACTATGCGGACATCGCCTTGCGTGATTCCATCAACAAAGGCGTGATGGTGGGCCCCCGCATGTTCGTGGCGGGATATGGTCTGTCCAAGGTGACCACCACGGCGTCGGGAGCCACGTCGCAGGCCGCGCGCGGACGGGTGCGTGACACGCTGGAAATCAAGGAAGCCATCAAGGCACAAGTCGATGCGGGTGCCGACTGGATCAAGATGTATGGCTCGACCGGCACGTATGCGAACGTCACCGGTGTGCAGACGTTCACCGATGTCGAGATGCGCGTGGCCGCGGAGACCGCGCATCACTGGCAGCGACCAATCGCCATTCACTCATATGGCGACTCCGGTGGCCGCGCCGCCCTGCGCGCCGGTGCCGAGTCGGTGGAGCATCCGGCTGGATTCGACGACGCCACCCTGTCCGAGTGGGCGCGCCGTGGCACGATGTACGTGCCCACCATCGATCACAATCGGTTCTACGCCGAGAATGCTCCGCTGTTGGGCTACACGCGCGAACAGGTGGCCGGGCTCGATTCGTTTCGAATGCTCAACCTCGAAACCGCCCGCCGCGCGCACAAGGCCGGCGTACGATTCGCCATGGGATCGGACGCGGTGTGGTGGATGTTCGGCGAGAACACGCGCGAGTTGGGGTGGTTCGTGAAGGCCGGCATGTCGCCGGCGCAGGCGCTGGCTGCCGCCACGACCAATGGTGCCGCCCTGCTCGGACAGTCAAAGAAGCTTGGGCGCATTGCGCCGGGATTTCTTGCCGATATCGTCGCGGTGGAGGGGAATCCACTGCGGGACATCACGGTCGTTCTCGATCAGGTGGTGTGGGTGATGAAAGGCGGCGCGGTCGTCGTCGACAACCGCCGGAGCAGCACGCGAACCGAGCGGCCGTGA
- a CDS encoding alkaline phosphatase family protein produces MPIRPAGALRTVVSLALACGAPLAAQSSDGPSRSPYVILVMTDGFRWQEVFAGADPAITRTMSAPEAVALGQSFERETAVESRAALMPFVWGTIAAQGQIFGDAAVGSASLLTNGFKFSYPGYNEALTGHPDPRINSNTHPPNENRTVFEWLNTQPTLSGRVAAFATWKAFGRILNTARSHLPLFDGREPRANGTEQPRLYRRILATIRDHIRGSVRDRLTQRAVRDYRLASTPRVLFIGYGETDNWAHADRYDRYLQSAHQVDAYLAELWANVQANPATRDSTTLIVTTDHGRGAGLRWTEHGADVDGAERIWIAVMGPGIPALGVRQGVPSTGSQVAATVAAALGLDWTEAEPKAAAALPVFSARH; encoded by the coding sequence ATGCCTATCCGACCAGCCGGGGCGCTGCGCACAGTAGTCAGTCTGGCGTTGGCGTGTGGAGCGCCGCTTGCTGCGCAATCGAGTGACGGTCCGTCACGCTCGCCGTACGTTATCCTGGTGATGACCGACGGTTTCCGCTGGCAGGAAGTGTTTGCCGGCGCCGACCCGGCCATCACGCGGACCATGAGCGCCCCGGAGGCCGTTGCGCTCGGCCAGTCGTTCGAGCGAGAGACAGCGGTCGAGAGTCGCGCCGCCCTGATGCCATTTGTGTGGGGCACTATCGCGGCACAGGGTCAGATTTTTGGCGATGCGGCGGTGGGCAGCGCCTCGTTGTTGACCAACGGATTCAAGTTCTCCTACCCGGGGTACAACGAGGCGCTCACCGGTCACCCCGATCCGCGCATCAACAGCAATACCCACCCGCCCAACGAGAATCGCACCGTTTTCGAGTGGCTTAACACCCAGCCTACGCTGAGCGGTCGCGTAGCGGCCTTTGCCACATGGAAAGCCTTCGGGCGCATCCTCAACACGGCGCGCAGTCACCTGCCGCTGTTTGACGGACGCGAGCCGCGCGCCAATGGTACCGAGCAGCCGCGGCTCTACCGGCGTATCCTGGCGACGATTCGGGACCATATCCGCGGCAGTGTGCGCGATCGACTCACCCAGCGAGCGGTGCGCGACTATCGCCTGGCATCGACGCCGCGCGTGCTGTTCATCGGGTACGGCGAAACGGATAACTGGGCACACGCCGACCGCTACGACCGGTACCTGCAATCGGCACATCAGGTCGATGCCTATCTCGCGGAGCTGTGGGCCAACGTGCAGGCCAACCCGGCCACGCGTGACAGCACCACGCTGATTGTCACCACCGATCATGGCCGCGGCGCCGGGCTGCGATGGACGGAGCACGGCGCCGACGTCGACGGCGCAGAACGCATCTGGATTGCGGTCATGGGCCCCGGCATTCCCGCTCTCGGCGTGCGTCAGGGTGTGCCGAGCACCGGGTCGCAGGTGGCCGCGACCGTTGCGGCGGCGCTGGGGCTGGATTGGACGGAAGCGGAGCCGAAAGCGGCGGCGGCGTTGCCGGTGTTCAGCGCCCGTCACTGA
- a CDS encoding Ig-like domain-containing protein, protein MGKNWRSPASRWAGAVVLLGVAACESDSITASAPFTLASLTADSVFVGRTVRVVALSSFDNAVITAAPLAWSSTDTSVARVTTNGTIIGVGVGRVTITGTLDGRALSTNIRVVPRRVDGGALLALSAPGAGAMCALRTDGAPVCLPATSLDSSSLMSAWAGATGLRLATLHTAESHSCGLSATGTMYCAGVNAYGQLANGHTSTQRVAAPFETGSGLPYRFVSVGGSEAIGFTCAIRAADSVVVCAGRNLGYQTGHTPLSDYDTLFAPVTGSLKALTVSTGRNHSCAVALDHSLSCWGANDHALFGVPTTTVSQTHVPQRIPGGTTYRFVSSGSHTCAVSTADELSCWGSNASGQLGIGSLDTLPHSTPQRIDLGAPVNTVTAGNGFTCALTTAGRLHCWGAIPINADFVAVLGSARYAPVRLANGIDFQSISANARQICGVTTDGRGICL, encoded by the coding sequence ATGGGAAAGAATTGGCGGTCACCGGCGAGTCGATGGGCCGGCGCGGTGGTCCTGCTAGGCGTTGCCGCCTGTGAGAGCGACTCGATAACGGCATCGGCCCCTTTCACGCTCGCCAGCCTGACGGCTGACTCGGTATTTGTCGGTCGGACGGTACGCGTGGTGGCGCTCTCGTCGTTCGACAACGCGGTGATCACGGCAGCGCCGCTGGCGTGGAGCAGCACCGATACCAGCGTCGCTCGCGTCACAACGAACGGAACGATCATCGGCGTTGGCGTGGGGCGTGTGACCATTACCGGCACCCTCGATGGTCGCGCGTTGTCCACGAACATCCGGGTAGTACCCCGTCGTGTTGACGGCGGCGCCTTACTTGCTCTTTCCGCTCCCGGAGCCGGAGCCATGTGCGCCCTGCGGACAGACGGTGCGCCGGTCTGCCTGCCTGCCACTTCGCTTGACTCGTCGAGCCTCATGTCCGCGTGGGCCGGCGCTACTGGCCTGCGCCTGGCGACCCTGCACACCGCCGAATCGCACAGCTGCGGACTGTCGGCGACAGGCACCATGTATTGCGCGGGTGTGAACGCGTATGGGCAGCTCGCGAATGGCCACACCAGCACCCAGCGTGTCGCGGCCCCCTTCGAAACAGGCAGCGGGCTTCCCTATCGGTTTGTCAGCGTTGGTGGATCGGAGGCGATCGGATTCACCTGCGCCATTCGTGCGGCCGACTCGGTTGTCGTCTGTGCGGGGCGAAACCTGGGGTACCAGACCGGCCACACACCACTCAGCGACTACGACACCCTCTTTGCACCGGTCACAGGAAGTCTCAAGGCGCTGACCGTCTCCACCGGCCGCAATCACAGCTGCGCCGTAGCGCTCGATCACAGTCTCTCTTGCTGGGGAGCGAATGACCACGCGCTGTTCGGCGTGCCGACGACCACCGTGTCCCAGACTCATGTCCCGCAGCGCATTCCCGGCGGCACCACCTACCGATTCGTGAGTAGCGGGAGTCACACGTGCGCGGTGTCGACCGCCGACGAGTTGTCCTGCTGGGGAAGCAATGCCTCGGGGCAATTGGGTATTGGCAGCCTGGACACGTTGCCGCACTCAACACCGCAGAGAATTGACCTCGGCGCGCCCGTCAATACGGTCACGGCCGGCAATGGTTTCACCTGCGCGCTCACAACGGCGGGCAGACTGCACTGCTGGGGTGCCATCCCCATCAACGCGGATTTCGTCGCGGTGCTTGGGAGCGCACGGTACGCGCCAGTGCGGCTGGCGAACGGGATCGACTTTCAGTCGATCAGCGCCAATGCCCGACAGATATGTGGCGTGACGACGGACGGCAGAGGCATATGCCTGTGA
- a CDS encoding FAD-binding oxidoreductase, whose translation MMPSNADVVIIGGGIMGASTAYHLARRGGSSVVLLESESMFGLGSTGLNAGGMRYQFGAAVNIALSTLSIGMMERFADEMDQAVGLRRCGYLFMLDNDADMAQFTRNVALQNGLGVPSRMVSAAEIAELAPEVELSGIVGGSWCARDGLVDPNSLLQGYVSNARRFGATLVNCAKVTGIDVAAGRVTRVHSTAGVIEAKQVVIAAGAWSAQVGALVGVDIPIRPIRRQIAVTAPIANLRKDFPFVIDFSQALYFHREGNAILTGMSNRDEPAGFDTSVDEGWRLTHLEQAMQRLPMLSDASIAADWAGLYEVTPDDQPILGPIPSVDGLYLCAGFSGHGLMHGPAAGLLMAEELLDGRAHTIDIDPLRWRTFGAGDAVGEYNVV comes from the coding sequence GTGATGCCTTCCAACGCCGACGTCGTCATCATCGGCGGCGGAATCATGGGCGCCAGCACCGCGTACCATCTCGCCAGGCGTGGCGGTAGCAGCGTCGTCCTGCTCGAATCCGAATCAATGTTCGGATTAGGCTCCACCGGCCTCAATGCCGGCGGCATGCGCTACCAGTTCGGCGCGGCCGTGAACATCGCGCTCTCCACGCTCAGCATCGGCATGATGGAGCGATTTGCTGACGAGATGGATCAGGCGGTGGGACTTCGTCGCTGCGGCTATCTGTTCATGCTCGACAACGACGCCGATATGGCGCAGTTCACGCGCAATGTCGCCCTGCAGAACGGGCTGGGCGTTCCCAGCCGAATGGTGAGCGCGGCGGAGATTGCCGAGTTGGCACCAGAAGTGGAACTCAGCGGCATTGTCGGCGGCAGCTGGTGCGCGCGCGATGGACTGGTGGATCCCAACAGCCTGCTGCAGGGCTATGTGTCCAACGCCAGACGCTTCGGGGCCACGCTCGTCAATTGCGCCAAGGTGACGGGTATCGATGTCGCCGCCGGGCGCGTCACGCGCGTGCATTCAACGGCCGGCGTCATCGAGGCGAAGCAGGTGGTGATCGCCGCCGGCGCCTGGTCAGCGCAGGTCGGGGCGCTGGTTGGCGTGGACATCCCCATTCGGCCCATTCGCCGACAGATTGCCGTGACCGCGCCCATCGCGAATCTCCGCAAGGATTTTCCGTTCGTCATCGACTTCTCGCAAGCGCTGTACTTTCACCGTGAAGGGAATGCGATTCTCACGGGCATGTCAAATCGGGATGAACCGGCTGGCTTTGACACCAGCGTGGATGAAGGGTGGCGCCTGACCCATCTGGAGCAGGCCATGCAACGCCTGCCGATGCTGTCCGATGCCAGCATCGCGGCCGACTGGGCCGGATTGTATGAAGTCACGCCCGACGATCAACCCATCCTCGGCCCGATTCCGTCAGTGGATGGGCTGTACCTCTGCGCCGGATTCAGCGGGCATGGTCTGATGCACGGTCCGGCGGCGGGGCTGTTGATGGCCGAGGAGCTGCTGGACGGACGCGCGCACACCATCGACATCGACCCACTGCGGTGGCGAACCTTTGGTGCCGGTGACGCGGTTGGCGAATACAACGTCGTCTGA
- a CDS encoding serine hydrolase — translation MSASSILVALFAAVSATAADSTPKFVAPRTIAELESRIQRVLDSAKVPGIGLAIVRHDSVIYTGGLGRARVAPTVKATDSTLFRIGSTSKAFVALTVQALVREGRLSLDQPLSQALPGFYFENPWESTDPVRIVHLLEHTSGFDDNSLKSYANSNPVPLPLPAGLALDSATRVSRWRPGTRFSYCNTGPAIVALIIERIEGKPFEQVVQDRWFTPIGMKTATYFRPDSTKVSAATLYRADGTSPVPYWHVFVRPAGSINASSHDMAAYVRFLLGRGTIDGKALLPSTSIERMERSASSMAARTGLAVGYGLHLYHTADTTGFSWTGHNGAVDGGLSDMSYLPGFGVGYAFQINAANGEAFGLITRLVRAFLTQGIVPPPPPAVVTAPASTSARFTGWYRGVSPRTQHLYVIERIPGIVHVTFRDSTMRLKPILGDAIDFVAVDSVRFRQPGQSEATLVFVRDDANGRAEGIEWVGATLGVSMARVTAVDGVGRFAVAVVWIAGLCLSGVAMAFGALRFMIRRVRRRSVHRASTAPAWRIAAAAASLVVVQIALFSVGIESVQTLGNPTPISVSIWVIGMLFGFLALLCAWVAVRVPASPSRWALVSRWSVRAVAGLNVVAATYLLVNGWIGWRTWL, via the coding sequence ATGTCAGCCTCTTCGATTCTTGTCGCGCTGTTCGCCGCCGTCAGCGCCACCGCCGCCGACAGTACGCCGAAGTTCGTCGCACCTCGGACGATTGCCGAGTTGGAGTCGCGCATTCAGCGAGTGCTCGACAGCGCCAAGGTGCCGGGTATCGGACTCGCCATTGTGCGTCACGACAGCGTCATCTACACCGGCGGCCTAGGGCGCGCGCGGGTTGCGCCGACAGTCAAGGCCACGGATTCGACGCTGTTTCGCATCGGCTCCACGTCCAAGGCGTTCGTGGCGCTCACGGTGCAAGCGCTGGTTCGCGAGGGGCGACTGTCGCTTGACCAGCCGCTGTCGCAGGCGCTCCCGGGGTTTTATTTCGAGAACCCGTGGGAGTCCACCGATCCGGTGCGCATCGTGCATCTGCTGGAGCACACCAGCGGATTCGATGACAACTCACTCAAGTCGTACGCGAACAGCAATCCCGTTCCACTGCCATTGCCCGCTGGCCTGGCCTTGGACTCGGCCACGCGCGTGTCGCGCTGGCGCCCCGGGACGCGCTTCTCGTACTGCAACACGGGACCGGCCATCGTGGCGCTGATCATCGAGCGCATTGAGGGCAAACCGTTCGAGCAGGTGGTGCAAGACCGATGGTTCACCCCAATCGGGATGAAGACGGCCACGTATTTCCGTCCAGACAGCACGAAGGTGAGCGCCGCCACACTCTATCGTGCCGATGGCACATCTCCGGTTCCATATTGGCATGTCTTCGTGCGTCCTGCGGGCAGCATCAATGCGTCATCGCACGACATGGCGGCCTATGTGCGATTCCTGCTCGGACGCGGAACAATTGATGGCAAAGCACTGCTGCCATCGACGTCAATCGAGCGCATGGAACGATCAGCGTCATCGATGGCGGCACGCACCGGCCTCGCCGTTGGTTACGGGTTGCACCTGTACCACACCGCGGACACCACCGGGTTTTCATGGACGGGGCACAATGGCGCCGTGGACGGCGGCCTTTCCGACATGAGCTATCTGCCAGGCTTCGGCGTGGGTTACGCATTCCAGATCAACGCCGCCAACGGCGAAGCGTTTGGCCTGATCACGCGGTTGGTGCGGGCGTTTCTCACCCAGGGTATTGTTCCACCGCCGCCGCCTGCCGTGGTCACGGCGCCTGCCAGCACATCCGCGCGCTTCACTGGTTGGTATCGCGGTGTATCGCCGAGAACCCAGCATCTGTATGTGATCGAGCGCATTCCCGGCATCGTGCACGTGACGTTTCGCGACAGTACGATGCGGCTCAAGCCCATACTTGGCGATGCCATCGACTTCGTGGCGGTTGACAGTGTTCGGTTTCGTCAGCCGGGTCAATCGGAGGCCACATTGGTGTTCGTTCGCGACGACGCAAACGGACGCGCCGAGGGTATTGAGTGGGTGGGCGCGACGCTCGGCGTATCGATGGCCCGCGTGACGGCCGTGGACGGCGTGGGCCGCTTTGCCGTCGCGGTAGTGTGGATCGCCGGGCTGTGCCTCTCCGGCGTGGCGATGGCCTTTGGCGCGTTGCGCTTCATGATTCGGCGCGTCCGTCGTCGATCCGTGCACAGGGCTTCGACGGCGCCCGCGTGGCGAATCGCCGCAGCTGCGGCCTCGCTGGTGGTTGTGCAGATCGCGCTCTTCAGCGTGGGCATTGAAAGTGTTCAGACGCTGGGCAATCCCACGCCCATCAGTGTGTCGATCTGGGTTATCGGCATGCTGTTTGGATTTCTGGCACTGCTGTGCGCGTGGGTTGCCGTTCGGGTGCCGGCATCACCAAGCCGATGGGCGCTGGTGTCGCGGTGGTCGGTACGCGCGGTTGCAGGACTCAACGTGGTGGCGGCCACCTACCTGCTGGTCAACGGATGGATCGGGTGGCGAACATGGCTCTGA